ACCCATCGATTCCAATGCATCGGTACCCATTAATATATTACCATTACCAATGGGAAGTGCAATATGCATAATTTTATCCCTGTCTTCTTCCGGTAGTTTATCTGCTTCTGGTGTATCCTTAAAGCGCTGAATCATTAAGAACTCTCCACCAATTACTGCCTTGTAAAAATTAAAAGCTTCTTCAGTTTTACCCAAAAAGTTCAAATACGGATTTAATGTTGCCATGTTAAATGTGTTTTTTTAATCGTTAAAAATATGTAGATTTTAGTGTAAAAGGCAGTTTTCAAACTGAGTAGTCATAAAGCTTTTCACCGTTAATTTACGACAATTAAACCAGTTGATTTTATACAAGTTATAAATTTATCCATGAGCTTTTTATTGCTTTAGATGACCTTCATTCCTTGCATGCCGATTTACATCACAAACTTAATTCACTATTTTATAATCGATAAGGTATGATTACGGCAATGTAAACGGCTAATTGCGTCAACAATCATTACCATTATATCCAGGGTCTTATTTCCTGAGTAATGTCTTTAAGATTTTACTTTCATTGTTTGAAAAACCTTTTGAGAAAAAGTATCTTCAAACACTTAATGAAAACTTCTGTTCATTAACAGCAACCGAGAGAGTGTAAATACACGTAATCTTAAGGGTTGTAATTTATCTTTAAAACATGAAACACATCTCAATTTTGGTTCCCAAGGGGGCTATTTTAGGCAGTCTTGAAGGCTCCCGCCAGCTGCTAACTCAAGTAAATGAGTTTTTCAAAGCAAGAGGAGAAACCCCCATTTTTAAAGTACAACTAATTGGACTTTCTAATGCCACACCGGTAAGTGGAGGATTATTTACAGTTAACACCGAAATTCTAATCGATGATGTAAAAAAAACGGACCTCATTATTATTCCGGCCTTAGATGGGGATTTAAATCAAGCTATAGAAAACAATCAGGAGCTTATCCCGTGGCTTATCAATCAGTATAAAAAAGGGGCCGAAATTGCCAGTCTTTGCTTAGGGGCATTTTTATTGGCATCAACTGGTTTGCTAAACGGTAAAAGCTGTGCAACACATTGGATGGCCGGCAATCAATTCAAGACAATGTTTCCGGATGTCAACTTGGTTACCGAAAAAATCATTACTGATGAACACGGTCTTTATTCCAGCGGGGGTGCATTTTCATACATGAACCTGATTTTGTACCTCATTGAAAAATATGCAGGCCGCGAAATGGCTATACTCTCAGCAAAAGTTTTCGCCATTGAAATTGATAGAACTACTCAATCCCCATTTATTATGTTCCAAGGGCAAAAGGAACATGAAGATGATGCTATAAAAAAAGCACAAGAATTTATTGAACATAATTTTCACGAAAGAATTACGGTTGATGATTTGGCAAGCATGCTGGCAATGGGCCGTAGAAGCTTAGAACGCCGGTTTAAAAAAGCTACTTGCAATACCGTTATTGAATACATTCAGCGGGTAAAAATTGAGGCGGCCAAAAAAGGGTTTGAAACTAGCCTTAAAAACATAAACGAAGTGATGTATGAGGTTGGCTATTCTGACACCAAAGCATTCAGAAGCACTTTTAAAAAATTTACAGGTTTATCCCCTATTGACTACCGAAATAAATACAATAAAGAAAAGGCAATAGCCTAGTCCAATAGAAGGAGTTCATTTACTGTGCTCCTTCTAATTTAAGGATCCCATTTGTCGCAATTCCTGCCCTAAAATGCCGTTTCACACCCCTCTTTACCAATTTCTCATCTTTAAATTTGTTTAAGATTAATCGAATTAAAGAATAATACAACTTACTATGGTAGAAGTCTTTAAAACGAACATTGCCAATAAGGCTCAAGCTCTACAGGTTTCAGAGCTGTTAAGTCAATCATTTGAAAACTATTATGTAAACATCGATCTGGAAGATTGTGACAAAGTTCTTCGGGTTGAATGCAAAATCGGCAATGTTGATGCCAGTAAACTTATTGCATTTCTAAAGAAATTAGGATTTGACGCAGTTGTGTTACCTGATGAAATTGAGGAATACAATGCGAATAAAGACAATCACATTCTAACTTAAGTACAGAAATCATGCTACTAAAGAATAAAAATGCTGTAATATATGGAGGAGGAGGAGCCATTGGCAGCTCCATTGCTAAGGCTTTTGCATTAGAAGGCGCCCGCGTATTTATTGCTGGTCGCAGAAAAGGACCTTTGGAAGAGGTTGTTTCCACCATCAAACAATTTCACGGCTTGGTCGAATCTGCCACAGTTGACACGC
Above is a window of Solitalea lacus DNA encoding:
- a CDS encoding GlxA family transcriptional regulator — encoded protein: MKHISILVPKGAILGSLEGSRQLLTQVNEFFKARGETPIFKVQLIGLSNATPVSGGLFTVNTEILIDDVKKTDLIIIPALDGDLNQAIENNQELIPWLINQYKKGAEIASLCLGAFLLASTGLLNGKSCATHWMAGNQFKTMFPDVNLVTEKIITDEHGLYSSGGAFSYMNLILYLIEKYAGREMAILSAKVFAIEIDRTTQSPFIMFQGQKEHEDDAIKKAQEFIEHNFHERITVDDLASMLAMGRRSLERRFKKATCNTVIEYIQRVKIEAAKKGFETSLKNINEVMYEVGYSDTKAFRSTFKKFTGLSPIDYRNKYNKEKAIA
- a CDS encoding VOC family protein — protein: MATLNPYLNFLGKTEEAFNFYKAVIGGEFLMIQRFKDTPEADKLPEEDRDKIMHIALPIGNGNILMGTDALESMGQSLTMGNNFSLSLGAETKEEADKLFNGLSAGGAIEMPLQDTFWGAYFGMFKDKYGVQWMINYDYNQAV